In one window of Agromyces badenianii DNA:
- a CDS encoding phosphoribosylaminoimidazolesuccinocarboxamide synthase: protein MTNHNGAYPGWTHVYSGKVRDLYVPTKVLDDDDTWTGDPLRLSPLVLVVATDRVSAFDRVLSPAIPGKGAMLTSLTRWWFDRLPEVPNHLAHPLDDRLEALELPGVPTEFADRGTLCRTLDMFPVECVVRGFLTGGGWKEYQETGAIGGVPLPEGLQNGDRLPEPIYTPAWKAPLGEHDVNVSYERTVELVGEVVAAQLRELSLEIFARASVIAEARGLILADTKFEFGADRTTGIVTLADEVLTSDSSRYWDADAYATAATPELRMASFDKQIVRDWLAANWDPEVSEEPPTLPHEIVEQTAARYRELLERLTTGD from the coding sequence ATGACGAACCACAACGGGGCCTACCCCGGCTGGACCCACGTCTACTCGGGCAAGGTGCGCGACCTGTACGTGCCGACCAAGGTGCTCGACGACGACGACACCTGGACCGGCGACCCGCTGCGCCTCTCCCCGCTCGTGCTCGTGGTCGCGACCGACCGGGTGAGCGCCTTCGACCGGGTGCTCTCGCCCGCGATCCCGGGCAAGGGCGCGATGCTCACGAGCCTCACGCGCTGGTGGTTCGACCGCCTGCCCGAAGTGCCGAACCACCTGGCTCATCCGCTCGACGACCGGCTCGAGGCGCTGGAGTTGCCCGGCGTGCCGACCGAGTTCGCCGATCGCGGCACGCTCTGCCGCACGCTCGACATGTTCCCCGTCGAGTGCGTCGTGCGCGGTTTCCTCACCGGCGGCGGCTGGAAGGAGTACCAGGAGACGGGCGCCATCGGCGGCGTGCCGTTGCCCGAGGGGCTGCAGAACGGCGACCGCCTGCCCGAGCCGATCTACACGCCCGCCTGGAAGGCCCCGCTGGGCGAGCACGACGTGAACGTCTCGTACGAGCGCACCGTCGAACTCGTGGGCGAGGTCGTGGCCGCGCAGCTGCGCGAGCTCTCGCTCGAGATCTTCGCCCGGGCGTCGGTGATCGCCGAGGCCCGCGGCCTCATCCTCGCCGACACGAAGTTCGAGTTCGGAGCCGACCGTACGACCGGCATCGTGACGCTCGCCGACGAGGTGCTCACGAGCGACTCCAGCCGCTACTGGGATGCCGATGCGTACGCCACGGCCGCGACGCCCGAGCTGCGCATGGCGAGCTTCGACAAGCAGATCGTGCGCGACTGGCTCGCCGCGAACTGGGACCCCGAGGTCTCCGAGGAGCCGCCGACGCTCCCCCACGAGATCGTCGAGCAGACCGCCGCACGGTATCGCGAGCTGCTCGAGCGGTTGACGACCGGCGACTGA